Proteins encoded in a region of the Acholeplasma equirhinis genome:
- the gap gene encoding type I glyceraldehyde-3-phosphate dehydrogenase, protein MAIKVAINGFGRIGRLAFRLMFGKPEFDIVAINDLSDAETLAYLLKYDTAQGGYKQDSVTFEGDKLIVDGKAVTVYAQKDPALLPWGALNVDVVLESTGLFTSADKASAHITAGAKKVVISAPATGEGIKTIVYNVNDNILDGSETIVSAASCTTNCLAPIAKVLEDNFGIVQGFMTTVHAYTNDQSLMDVPHKKGIMSRRGRAAAASIIPSSTGAAAAIGLVLPQLKGKLDGTALRVPTITGSIVDLTVELKKDVTLAEIDAAFKAAANETLKYEADPIVSSDVIGTHYGSIYDANTTQVLKTNPRFVKVMSWYDNEMSYTAQLVRTMTKLASLIK, encoded by the coding sequence ATTTGGTCGTATCGGTAGATTAGCTTTCCGTTTAATGTTCGGAAAACCTGAATTTGATATCGTAGCTATCAATGACCTTTCAGATGCAGAAACTTTAGCATACCTTTTAAAGTATGACACTGCACAAGGTGGTTACAAACAAGATTCAGTAACATTCGAAGGCGACAAATTAATCGTTGACGGTAAAGCAGTTACTGTTTACGCTCAAAAAGACCCAGCTTTATTACCTTGGGGAGCTTTAAATGTTGATGTCGTTTTAGAATCAACAGGTTTATTCACTTCAGCTGATAAAGCATCAGCTCACATCACTGCAGGTGCTAAGAAAGTTGTTATCTCAGCTCCAGCAACTGGTGAAGGTATCAAAACTATCGTTTACAACGTAAATGATAACATCTTAGATGGTTCAGAAACTATCGTATCAGCAGCTTCATGTACAACTAACTGTTTAGCTCCAATCGCTAAAGTGTTAGAAGACAACTTCGGTATCGTTCAAGGTTTCATGACAACTGTTCATGCTTACACTAATGACCAATCATTAATGGACGTTCCACACAAGAAAGGTATCATGTCAAGAAGAGGACGTGCAGCAGCAGCTTCAATTATCCCTTCATCAACAGGTGCCGCTGCAGCTATCGGTTTAGTATTACCTCAATTAAAAGGTAAATTAGATGGTACTGCATTACGTGTTCCAACTATCACTGGTTCAATCGTTGACTTAACAGTTGAATTAAAGAAAGATGTTACATTAGCTGAAATCGATGCAGCTTTCAAAGCAGCAGCTAACGAAACATTAAAATATGAAGCAGATCCAATCGTATCATCAGATGTTATCGGTACTCACTACGGTTCAATCTACGATGCAAACACAACTCAAGTATTAAAGACTAACCCACGCTTCGTTAAAGTTATGTCATGGTATGACAATGAAATGTCATATACTGCTCAATTAGTAAGAACAATGACTAAACTTGCTTCATTAATCAAATAA
- a CDS encoding V-type ATPase subunit, whose product MYVGNALITKIKTIHANDLREDDYKELLKKNTISDITSYLKKHPAYSEILQGIPESAVNRSRLESLIRRQKFDQMMRVIKFLTTNDKSFYQLSLVHQEHNVLLAMIRSYISNEVYDVVADLPVYFDRYSKIDFNEIAKTTNLKGLVEALEGTKYQKMLKPYENIKNQDLKYYEFESLFEADYYNYAFQHIATNYKGRLKQELEDVFKSRIEMENMIKVYRLKKFYQVPDEEIRLMLVPSTRILQKKLDEVIAIKDPNDIFTRIIEAGFGQYIGDKDQAYLEYFGDHLRYHIAKKLMYYASHPAKVYLGYMILSELEVSNLTHLIEGIRYQVSPEEIRMMMVY is encoded by the coding sequence ATGTATGTGGGTAATGCCTTAATCACAAAGATTAAAACCATTCACGCAAACGACTTAAGAGAAGATGATTATAAGGAACTATTAAAGAAAAATACGATTTCAGATATTACATCTTATTTAAAAAAACATCCTGCGTATTCTGAAATTCTACAAGGCATTCCAGAAAGTGCAGTGAACAGAAGTCGTTTAGAATCACTCATTCGTCGTCAAAAGTTTGACCAAATGATGCGAGTCATCAAGTTTTTAACCACGAATGACAAATCATTTTATCAACTATCGTTAGTTCACCAAGAACATAATGTCTTACTAGCAATGATTAGAAGTTATATTTCAAATGAAGTATACGATGTCGTTGCTGATTTACCAGTTTACTTTGATAGATACTCTAAAATTGACTTTAACGAAATCGCTAAAACAACCAATTTAAAAGGACTTGTTGAAGCACTTGAAGGTACAAAATACCAAAAGATGTTAAAGCCTTATGAAAATATTAAGAATCAAGATCTTAAATATTATGAGTTTGAGTCTTTATTCGAAGCGGACTACTACAATTACGCATTCCAACACATAGCAACAAATTACAAAGGTAGATTAAAACAAGAACTTGAAGATGTTTTCAAATCAAGAATTGAAATGGAAAACATGATTAAAGTTTATCGTTTAAAGAAATTCTACCAAGTACCAGATGAAGAAATCAGATTGATGTTAGTGCCATCAACAAGAATTCTACAAAAGAAACTTGATGAAGTTATTGCAATTAAAGATCCAAATGACATCTTTACAAGAATCATTGAAGCAGGATTTGGACAATATATTGGTGACAAAGATCAAGCTTATCTAGAATACTTTGGAGACCACTTAAGATATCATATCGCAAAAAAACTAATGTATTATGCATCGCATCCGGCTAAGGTGTATCTTGGTTACATGATTTTATCTGAGTTAGAAGTTTCAAATCTAACACATTTAATTGAAGGTATTAGATATCAAGTTTCACCTGAAGAAATCCGAATGATGATGGTTTACTAG
- a CDS encoding V-type ATP synthase subunit I: MIAKMKLVNLSADKEKLDEVLARFIDYPGFHPVDVGRIVSTVHGATAFEGENPTVELIEQIKEIESDLALSLLPVKTRELKDSIDDMHQYLVDSHAAFSSEFKRIKALETENEKILEALKQIENLESLDLSFDDLFNAKFISLRFGKLPFDSVERIKYYYQKPFIFIPFNEDKAHRSLWCMYVTSNEYEREIDNLFTSMYFERIYIPEFVHGTPEKAKESLRQTIVENEKSMDQLRAELRNLALQYQEKLGVIKGELEFLYLMYEARKHVVGLGDRISISGFIEEKNVEKFRDYFGDIQTLEIDVDDADSDGRFQPPTKLVNNWFAKPYQVFVDMYGTPTYGDVDPTNFLAISYTILFGIMFGDVGQGLLLALFGFLLGKFKKWSLGPIVTRMGISGAFFGLIYGEIFGNEEIMHHFYESIGVHFLPFHPMNPDSTMTLLLGTVGIGAAFLLVSMIVNTMFKFKHKEYALAICSPNGISGILVYGFILIGIVCEMMLGITGIFNFITIPLLIVIPIILIFLKEPLERKFHHEKMFPDGVGGFFLEGFFELFEVILSYVTNTLSFLRVGGFVLSHAGLMLVVKSLANGGENLVAMALGNLFVLGLEGLLVGIQVLRLEFYEMFSRYYDGSGIIFSPTLQEEK; the protein is encoded by the coding sequence ATGATAGCAAAAATGAAACTTGTAAACTTAAGCGCAGATAAAGAAAAGTTAGATGAAGTTCTAGCTCGTTTTATCGACTACCCTGGTTTCCACCCAGTTGATGTTGGTAGAATTGTTTCAACGGTTCATGGAGCAACTGCATTTGAAGGTGAAAACCCAACAGTTGAATTGATTGAGCAAATCAAAGAAATTGAAAGTGATTTAGCACTTTCACTCCTACCAGTTAAAACAAGAGAACTTAAAGACTCTATTGATGACATGCATCAATATTTAGTTGATTCTCATGCTGCATTCTCTTCTGAATTCAAACGTATTAAAGCGTTAGAAACAGAAAATGAAAAAATTTTAGAAGCTTTAAAACAAATTGAAAACTTAGAAAGCCTTGATTTATCATTTGATGATTTATTCAATGCAAAATTTATTTCACTTCGTTTTGGTAAATTACCATTTGATTCAGTTGAAAGAATTAAATATTACTACCAAAAACCATTTATCTTTATTCCGTTTAATGAGGATAAGGCACATAGATCACTTTGGTGTATGTATGTAACAAGTAATGAATACGAACGTGAAATCGATAATTTATTCACTTCAATGTACTTCGAACGTATCTATATTCCAGAATTCGTTCATGGTACACCTGAAAAAGCAAAAGAATCTTTAAGACAAACCATTGTAGAAAATGAAAAGTCAATGGATCAATTAAGAGCAGAACTTAGAAACCTTGCATTACAATACCAAGAAAAACTTGGTGTGATCAAAGGTGAACTTGAATTCTTATATTTAATGTATGAAGCAAGAAAACATGTTGTAGGTTTAGGTGATCGTATTTCAATTTCAGGGTTCATTGAAGAAAAGAACGTTGAAAAGTTCAGAGATTACTTTGGTGATATCCAAACACTTGAAATTGACGTTGATGATGCAGATTCTGATGGTCGTTTCCAACCACCGACAAAACTTGTTAATAACTGGTTTGCGAAACCTTATCAAGTGTTTGTTGATATGTATGGCACACCAACTTATGGTGATGTAGATCCAACAAACTTCTTAGCAATCTCATACACTATTCTGTTTGGTATTATGTTTGGAGATGTTGGACAAGGGTTGTTACTTGCACTCTTTGGATTCTTACTTGGTAAGTTCAAAAAGTGGAGTTTAGGACCGATTGTTACTAGAATGGGTATTTCTGGTGCATTCTTCGGACTGATTTACGGTGAAATCTTCGGTAATGAAGAAATCATGCATCATTTCTATGAAAGCATTGGTGTACATTTCTTACCGTTCCATCCAATGAATCCAGATAGCACCATGACATTACTTTTAGGTACTGTTGGCATTGGTGCAGCATTCTTACTTGTTTCAATGATTGTCAATACAATGTTTAAGTTCAAACATAAAGAATATGCACTGGCAATTTGCTCACCAAATGGTATCTCAGGTATTCTCGTTTATGGATTTATCTTAATTGGTATTGTCTGTGAAATGATGTTAGGTATCACGGGTATCTTCAACTTCATTACAATCCCATTATTAATTGTGATTCCAATCATCTTGATTTTCTTGAAAGAACCACTTGAAAGAAAATTCCATCATGAGAAGATGTTCCCAGATGGTGTTGGTGGGTTCTTCCTAGAAGGATTCTTCGAATTATTTGAAGTTATCCTATCTTATGTAACAAATACATTATCGTTCCTTCGTGTTGGTGGTTTCGTACTATCACATGCTGGATTAATGTTAGTTGTTAAATCACTTGCTAATGGTGGCGAAAACTTAGTCGCTATGGCACTTGGTAACTTATTCGTATTAGGACTTGAAGGCTTACTTGTAGGTATTCAAGTATTAAGATTAGAGTTTTATGAAATGTTCTCCCGTTATTATGACGGTAGTGGCATAATATTTAGTCCAACCCTACAGGAGGAAAAGTAA
- a CDS encoding ATP synthase subunit C: protein MEWILLTVIVLGVFLIALPLISVFKGQVSALSAKKRIIAHIAMFATFFFALVLVTPGIFGVEVSDPGMAESGLFYQAAAFGYLGAAISTGASALGAGIAVAAAAPAAIGAISENPKNLGKSLIFVALGEGVAIYGLLISILIINNIPTIG from the coding sequence ATGGAATGGATTTTATTAACAGTTATTGTATTAGGCGTATTTTTAATCGCATTACCTTTAATCTCAGTATTTAAAGGTCAAGTATCCGCATTATCAGCTAAGAAAAGAATTATTGCACACATCGCAATGTTTGCAACATTCTTCTTTGCATTAGTTTTAGTTACACCTGGCATTTTCGGGGTAGAAGTATCTGACCCAGGTATGGCAGAATCAGGCTTATTCTATCAAGCAGCAGCTTTTGGTTATTTAGGTGCCGCAATTTCAACTGGTGCATCTGCACTTGGTGCAGGTATTGCCGTTGCAGCAGCAGCCCCAGCAGCTATTGGTGCGATTTCTGAAAACCCTAAAAACTTAGGTAAATCACTGATCTTCGTTGCGTTAGGCGAAGGGGTTGCTATCTACGGTTTATTAATCTCAATTCTTATCATCAATAACATTCCAACCATTGGTTAA
- a CDS encoding V-type ATP synthase subunit F, producing the protein MKFYLLSDNVDTLVGMRLVGIEGVIVHEKSELLEKLSLVMQDKEVAIVLITTKLVEMVPHVISELKLRNVQPMIVEIPDRHGSSKTGQSIDAYVSKAIGVKL; encoded by the coding sequence ATGAAGTTTTATCTTTTGAGTGACAATGTCGATACCCTTGTGGGGATGCGACTTGTTGGTATTGAAGGTGTGATTGTCCACGAAAAAAGTGAGCTTTTAGAAAAGCTTTCTTTAGTCATGCAAGACAAAGAAGTGGCAATTGTCCTTATTACAACAAAACTTGTTGAAATGGTACCACATGTGATCTCAGAACTTAAACTTCGAAATGTCCAACCAATGATTGTAGAAATTCCAGACCGTCATGGTTCATCTAAGACCGGTCAATCCATCGATGCCTATGTGTCTAAAGCAATTGGCGTTAAATTATAG
- a CDS encoding V-type ATP synthase subunit A has translation MENRIHSINGPVVKVKNSNQFLMLEKVFVGPNKLMGEVISISHEETVIQVYETTTGLKMGDLVYPTGNLVSVTLGPGLMSNIFDGVQRPLLKMEEQTGSFIEAGSEVSALDLDKKWDVKFQVKQGEYLKAGSIFAITQETKSIAHKMMIPPNTKGKVKSVKPDGLYTVNEVVLELETENGIKALTLKQEWPIKKQRPIKEQLTLDIPLITGQRVIDALFPIAKGGTAAIPGGFGTGKTMLQHQFAKWSDADIIVYIGCGERGNEMTQVLEEFRALIDPRTKQSLMDRTILIANTSNMPVAAREASIYTGLTIAEYYRDMGYHVAIMADSTSRWAEALREISGRLEEMPAEEGFPAYLPSRISQFYERAGYVENLNHTNGSVTIIGAVSPQGSDFSEPVTQNTKRFVRCFWALDKALAYQRHYAAINWNQSYSEYFYDLLSWFDNQVDPKFMKYSKQIKAILSEETALMEVVKLIGSDVLPDDQRLIIEIGKVIRFGFLQQNAFDDEDTYVPLQKQLKMMEVILHLHEAAFKFINKGRALSLIIGSGIFDEVIQMKYTIKNSELEKFEDLKEKITQTIESIF, from the coding sequence ATGGAAAATCGTATTCATTCAATTAATGGTCCAGTCGTAAAGGTTAAAAACTCAAACCAATTTTTAATGCTTGAGAAAGTATTTGTTGGGCCTAACAAATTAATGGGTGAAGTTATCTCCATTTCACATGAAGAAACTGTCATCCAAGTATATGAAACAACTACAGGATTAAAAATGGGTGATTTAGTTTACCCTACTGGTAATCTCGTTTCAGTGACATTAGGACCTGGTTTAATGTCTAATATTTTTGATGGTGTTCAAAGACCACTTTTAAAAATGGAAGAACAAACTGGTTCATTTATTGAAGCAGGTAGTGAAGTTTCCGCACTTGATTTAGATAAAAAATGGGATGTTAAATTCCAAGTTAAACAAGGCGAATACTTAAAGGCTGGTAGCATTTTTGCAATTACACAAGAAACAAAATCAATTGCACATAAAATGATGATACCTCCAAACACAAAAGGTAAAGTTAAATCAGTTAAACCTGATGGTCTTTATACTGTAAACGAAGTCGTTTTAGAACTTGAAACAGAAAATGGTATTAAAGCACTTACTTTAAAACAAGAATGGCCAATTAAAAAACAACGTCCAATTAAAGAACAACTCACACTTGATATCCCACTGATTACTGGTCAAAGAGTCATTGATGCACTCTTCCCAATCGCAAAAGGTGGTACAGCAGCAATCCCTGGTGGATTTGGTACAGGTAAAACAATGTTACAACACCAATTCGCTAAATGGAGTGATGCAGATATTATTGTTTATATTGGTTGTGGTGAACGTGGTAATGAAATGACACAAGTTCTAGAAGAATTCCGTGCATTAATTGACCCAAGAACGAAACAATCTTTAATGGATCGTACAATTTTAATTGCAAACACTTCAAACATGCCAGTTGCAGCACGTGAAGCATCTATTTATACAGGGCTTACAATTGCTGAATATTACCGCGATATGGGTTATCATGTTGCGATTATGGCTGACTCAACCTCTCGTTGGGCAGAAGCGTTAAGAGAAATTTCAGGACGTTTAGAAGAAATGCCTGCAGAAGAAGGTTTCCCTGCATACCTACCTTCAAGAATTTCTCAATTCTATGAACGTGCAGGTTATGTTGAAAACTTAAATCATACAAATGGATCAGTAACAATTATTGGTGCAGTATCACCTCAAGGTTCTGACTTCTCAGAACCAGTGACACAGAATACTAAACGTTTTGTGAGATGCTTCTGGGCACTTGATAAAGCACTTGCTTATCAAAGACACTATGCAGCCATTAACTGGAACCAATCATATTCAGAATATTTCTATGACCTATTAAGTTGGTTTGATAATCAAGTTGATCCAAAATTCATGAAATATTCAAAACAAATTAAAGCGATTCTTTCAGAAGAAACAGCTCTAATGGAAGTTGTTAAATTAATTGGTAGCGATGTACTTCCCGATGATCAAAGATTAATTATTGAAATCGGTAAAGTCATTCGTTTCGGATTCTTACAACAAAACGCATTTGATGATGAAGATACTTATGTGCCACTTCAAAAACAATTAAAGATGATGGAAGTTATCTTACATCTACATGAAGCAGCATTTAAATTTATTAATAAAGGACGCGCTTTATCACTTATTATCGGATCAGGTATTTTTGATGAAGTCATCCAAATGAAATACACAATCAAAAATAGTGAACTTGAAAAGTTTGAAGACTTAAAAGAAAAAATCACTCAAACGATTGAATCAATATTCTAA
- a CDS encoding V-type ATP synthase subunit B has protein sequence MSLQYVGLKAINGPLIFLEGVSNVGYEETVEIKLENGETRHGRVIHIDGDRVAIQVFEGTDEMRLTKTKTKFLGKPLMMGLSKEVLGRTFNGAGLPIDDLGPVFSEKQLDINGLPFNPVSRVYPRNYIHTGISAIDALTTLIRGQKLPIFTATGLTHNELATQLVKHAKIADSKDEKFCVVFAAMGVKHDVAKYFRTEFESSHVMDRVVMFLNLANDPIIERILTPRCALTTAEYLAFELGYHVLVIMTDMTAYCEALREFSSSKGEIPGRKGYPGYLYSDLSNLYERAGMLHGKKGSVTQIPILTMPNEDITHPVPDLTGYITEGQIVLEKSLKQKGIFPPIDILPSLSRLMKDGIGKDFTREDHSALSNQLFASYAKVGEVKALASVVGEDELSEVDKKFMLFGKLFENHFLNQGETSRTLDETLDLGWELLSILPKSELTRLKESDINKYIDSEKSIKKFKLQHENLVDRIIGKV, from the coding sequence ATGAGTTTACAATATGTAGGTTTAAAAGCAATTAACGGTCCCCTCATCTTTTTAGAAGGTGTTTCAAATGTTGGATATGAAGAAACTGTTGAAATCAAATTAGAAAATGGCGAAACTAGACATGGTCGCGTCATTCATATTGATGGTGATCGAGTTGCTATCCAAGTATTTGAAGGAACCGATGAAATGCGTTTAACTAAAACTAAGACTAAATTTTTAGGTAAACCACTGATGATGGGTTTATCCAAAGAAGTTTTAGGTCGTACCTTTAATGGTGCTGGTTTACCAATTGATGATTTAGGTCCAGTTTTTTCAGAAAAACAACTCGACATTAATGGTCTACCATTTAACCCAGTTAGCCGTGTATATCCAAGAAACTATATCCATACAGGTATTTCTGCTATTGATGCTTTAACAACATTAATTAGAGGACAAAAATTACCAATCTTTACTGCAACCGGCCTAACACATAATGAGCTTGCAACTCAGCTTGTCAAACATGCTAAGATTGCAGATAGTAAAGATGAAAAATTCTGTGTTGTTTTTGCAGCGATGGGTGTTAAACACGATGTTGCGAAATACTTTAGAACAGAATTTGAATCTTCACACGTTATGGACCGTGTTGTTATGTTCTTAAACCTAGCAAACGATCCAATTATTGAACGTATTTTAACACCACGTTGTGCCTTAACAACTGCTGAATATTTAGCATTTGAATTAGGCTATCACGTACTTGTCATTATGACGGATATGACTGCTTACTGTGAAGCACTCCGTGAATTCTCATCTTCAAAAGGTGAAATTCCAGGACGTAAAGGTTATCCAGGTTATTTATACTCAGACCTTTCAAACCTTTATGAAAGAGCTGGTATGTTACATGGTAAAAAAGGATCTGTGACACAGATTCCAATTCTTACGATGCCAAATGAAGACATTACCCATCCAGTTCCTGACTTAACGGGATATATTACAGAAGGTCAAATCGTACTTGAAAAATCACTTAAACAAAAAGGTATTTTCCCACCAATTGATATCTTGCCATCACTATCACGTTTAATGAAAGATGGTATTGGTAAAGATTTCACAAGAGAAGATCACTCTGCACTATCTAATCAACTCTTTGCATCATACGCAAAGGTCGGTGAAGTTAAAGCACTTGCTTCTGTTGTTGGTGAGGATGAACTTTCTGAAGTTGATAAGAAATTTATGTTATTTGGTAAATTATTTGAAAATCATTTCTTAAATCAAGGGGAAACTTCAAGAACACTTGATGAAACACTTGATTTAGGATGGGAATTACTTTCAATCTTACCAAAATCAGAATTAACACGTCTTAAAGAATCAGACATCAATAAATATATTGATTCTGAAAAATCAATCAAGAAATTTAAATTACAACACGAAAATTTAGTTGATCGTATTATTGGAAAGGTGTAA
- a CDS encoding V-type ATP synthase subunit D: MLGDLAPTKGALLSLKKSYTLARTGENLMERKKNTLIQEMLTLLSEVSVIRKQIEETYQRAYLALQDANITLGIVGEIAKAIPVDKNIKLSYRSVMGVDLPIINYEKARIRLSYGLKSTNSKFDYAYRMFGEARDLTIKLAEIDASAYRLADAIRKSRTRYNALKNIVIPEIETKIKSITEVLEEHEREEFIRLKLIKKNI; the protein is encoded by the coding sequence GTGTTAGGAGATTTAGCCCCAACCAAAGGTGCATTGTTAAGTTTAAAGAAATCTTATACATTAGCACGTACTGGTGAAAACTTAATGGAACGTAAGAAGAATACGTTGATTCAAGAAATGCTTACACTCTTAAGTGAAGTTTCTGTGATTAGAAAACAAATCGAAGAAACTTATCAAAGAGCGTATTTAGCATTGCAAGATGCAAACATTACATTAGGTATCGTGGGTGAAATCGCAAAAGCAATTCCTGTTGATAAGAACATTAAACTATCTTACCGTTCTGTGATGGGGGTTGACCTTCCAATTATTAATTACGAAAAAGCAAGAATTCGTCTATCTTACGGACTTAAATCTACAAACTCTAAGTTTGACTATGCATATCGTATGTTTGGTGAAGCAAGAGATTTAACAATTAAACTTGCTGAAATAGATGCATCTGCATATCGCTTAGCGGATGCAATCCGTAAAAGTAGAACACGCTATAATGCGTTAAAAAATATCGTGATTCCTGAAATTGAGACTAAGATTAAATCAATCACTGAAGTTTTAGAAGAACACGAACGTGAAGAGTTCATTAGATTAAAACTGATTAAGAAAAACATCTAA
- a CDS encoding S24/S26 family peptidase: MQNKGFWYYLKNTLYYVFIGLLIFIIAVSLFIPQGLVKVAGFGWYRVVSDSMEPVIMVDDYIVVVRKNDPENLVEGDIIVFETWFWHNNAYSKDVVTHHFGGFTEEGYILTYPHSQHDKEDKIYDEWKKGPGQIYNLTVDDLLGVHVLTIKSNQFIGFVTFLFTTPIGLTIVAINFGVFIAIYYLVKSMKAENKKLENESQNKASVDEQEVQTQESEKEQIEDLESEEVEENKEDN; this comes from the coding sequence TTGCAAAATAAAGGTTTTTGGTACTACTTAAAAAATACCTTATATTACGTATTCATTGGACTGCTGATATTTATTATTGCAGTTTCTTTGTTTATCCCTCAAGGACTCGTTAAAGTTGCAGGATTTGGCTGGTACCGAGTCGTTTCAGACTCCATGGAACCCGTGATTATGGTCGATGATTATATCGTTGTCGTTAGAAAGAATGACCCGGAAAATTTAGTAGAAGGTGATATCATCGTCTTTGAAACTTGGTTCTGGCATAATAATGCGTATTCAAAAGATGTGGTTACACACCACTTTGGTGGTTTTACTGAAGAAGGTTATATCTTAACTTATCCACATTCTCAACATGATAAAGAAGATAAAATCTATGACGAATGGAAAAAAGGTCCAGGTCAAATTTACAATTTAACTGTTGATGACCTACTTGGTGTCCATGTGTTAACAATTAAGTCAAATCAATTTATCGGCTTTGTTACATTCTTATTTACAACACCAATTGGACTTACAATTGTTGCGATTAATTTTGGAGTCTTTATTGCAATCTATTACCTCGTAAAGAGTATGAAAGCAGAAAATAAAAAACTCGAAAATGAATCACAAAACAAAGCATCAGTTGATGAACAAGAAGTTCAAACACAAGAGTCAGAGAAAGAACAAATAGAAGATTTAGAATCAGAAGAAGTTGAAGAAAATAAAGAGGATAATTGA
- a CDS encoding uracil-DNA glycosylase: MTWEALIEAELKKPYFQSLVEFLKNEDNDKTIYPKKEDRLNCFKMTPIENLKVVLIGQDPYHGENQAHGLSFSVLCEKLPPSLHNIYQELADDLGIPKSKKGDLSSWACQGVLLLNTILTVEAHKPLSHKGKGWEVFTLEVIKFINELDQPIVFILWGSHAQSFKKYLTNKKHLIIESPHPSPLSSYRGFFGSKPFSKTNDFLINHNVKPIDWEIK, from the coding sequence ATGACTTGGGAAGCTTTAATTGAAGCTGAACTTAAGAAACCATACTTTCAATCCTTGGTAGAATTTTTAAAGAATGAAGATAATGATAAGACGATCTATCCTAAAAAAGAAGACCGTCTTAATTGCTTTAAAATGACACCTATTGAAAACTTGAAAGTTGTATTAATTGGTCAAGACCCATATCACGGTGAAAACCAAGCACATGGGTTAAGTTTTTCTGTACTTTGTGAAAAACTACCACCAAGTTTGCATAATATTTATCAAGAACTAGCTGATGATTTAGGGATTCCTAAATCAAAAAAAGGTGACCTTTCTTCCTGGGCATGTCAAGGTGTCCTACTTTTAAACACGATTTTAACTGTTGAAGCACATAAACCTTTATCTCATAAAGGAAAAGGTTGGGAAGTATTTACATTAGAAGTGATTAAATTTATAAATGAACTTGATCAACCGATTGTCTTTATACTTTGGGGCTCACACGCTCAAAGTTTTAAAAAGTATTTAACAAATAAAAAACATTTAATCATTGAATCACCTCATCCATCGCCGCTTTCCAGTTATCGAGGATTCTTTGGTTCAAAACCATTTTCAAAAACAAATGACTTTTTAATAAATCATAATGTAAAACCCATCGATTGGGAGATTAAATAG
- a CDS encoding ECF transporter S component, giving the protein MIQKELRKLTLAATLTALSIVLDIMFKSIIPANIQFGLPYYAIPLVIGSLVLGPHYGAVMGFMSDLIGFYSNSGGFTYDPIYALQAVMWGVIPYLIARRNSGWARIGIAVLVSHLFATFCSSLADFVGTYVWTDGNIDASFARVGLFLPLRLYMLPVNTVIITAVTYFTNQRLEPVYTDFIGKVTIKEN; this is encoded by the coding sequence ATGATTCAAAAAGAATTAAGAAAACTTACATTAGCAGCAACTTTGACTGCTTTATCAATTGTTTTAGATATTATGTTTAAATCAATCATTCCTGCGAACATCCAATTTGGATTACCATATTATGCAATTCCACTTGTGATAGGTTCGCTTGTTTTAGGACCGCATTATGGAGCGGTTATGGGATTTATGTCCGACCTGATTGGATTTTACTCAAACTCGGGTGGTTTTACATATGATCCGATCTATGCACTTCAAGCTGTGATGTGGGGTGTAATTCCTTATTTAATTGCACGACGCAATTCAGGTTGGGCAAGAATAGGGATTGCTGTCCTTGTTTCACATCTTTTTGCAACATTCTGCTCAAGTCTTGCAGATTTTGTAGGAACATACGTTTGGACAGATGGAAATATTGATGCATCTTTTGCAAGGGTGGGACTATTCTTACCACTTAGACTTTATATGTTACCAGTAAACACGGTGATTATTACAGCAGTAACATACTTTACCAATCAAAGATTAGAACCAGTTTATACTGACTTTATTGGTAAAGTCACAATTAAAGAAAATTAG